The following coding sequences are from one Malaciobacter pacificus window:
- a CDS encoding RNA recognition motif domain-containing protein: MNIYVGNLSYRMDDKALEEVFSKFGEVKSAKVIMDRETGRSKGFGFIEMVDSSAGSEAIEALNGNECEGRTLRVNEARPREERPRRQF, encoded by the coding sequence ATGAACATTTACGTAGGGAATTTATCATATAGAATGGATGATAAAGCATTAGAAGAGGTTTTCTCTAAATTTGGTGAAGTTAAGAGCGCTAAAGTTATTATGGATAGAGAAACAGGAAGATCTAAAGGATTTGGATTCATTGAAATGGTAGATTCGTCTGCTGGTTCTGAGGCGATTGAAGCTTTAAATGGAAATGAGTGTGAGGGTAGAACACTTAGAGTAAATGAAGCTAGACCAAGAGAAGAAAGACCAAGAAGACAATTTTAA
- a CDS encoding response regulator transcription factor, with amino-acid sequence MKILLLEDDLILNEIIEEHLINLKYDVITTFSGSEAQDYLYSQTFDLLLFDVNVPDINGFELLEELRKQNIKTPAIFITSLNMADDMQKGFDSGCDDYIKKPFELKELDLRINNIKRLFNITSTHIIDIDTNTKLDTNQLLVIKEQDEIHIAKKECEVLQYLVRNKDKSVSVDELILNVWPYEEAPNTSTIRSYIKRLRKILGEEKITNIRGVGYRLNS; translated from the coding sequence ATGAAGATATTATTACTAGAAGATGATTTAATTTTAAATGAAATTATCGAAGAACACTTAATCAATTTAAAATATGATGTTATTACTACATTTAGTGGTAGCGAGGCTCAAGACTATTTATATTCACAAACCTTTGATTTATTATTATTTGATGTGAATGTTCCAGATATAAATGGTTTTGAGCTTTTAGAAGAGTTAAGAAAACAAAATATAAAAACACCTGCTATTTTTATCACTTCCCTTAATATGGCTGATGATATGCAAAAGGGTTTTGATAGTGGATGTGATGATTATATAAAAAAACCATTTGAATTAAAAGAGTTAGACTTACGAATAAATAATATAAAAAGACTTTTTAATATTACTTCAACACATATAATAGATATTGATACAAATACAAAACTTGATACAAACCAACTTTTAGTAATAAAAGAGCAAGATGAGATACATATTGCAAAAAAAGAGTGTGAAGTACTACAGTATTTAGTTAGAAATAAAGACAAAAGTGTCAGTGTCGATGAATTGATATTAAATGTATGGCCTTATGAAGAAGCTCCAAATACTTCAACAATAAGAAGCTATATAAAAAGATTACGAAAGATTTTAGGTGAAGAAAAAATTACTAATATAAGAGGAGTTGGATATAGACTTAACAGTTAG
- a CDS encoding sensor histidine kinase: MDIDLTVSEKSTFFRFLVLYLGSSFILMLIVAILYFQNEKTLYTDLIKSEMQNITSKVSNEIIYSHMMGSKFEKEKYLESKQYQISFYDFTKRKLYGTLDEKIDFTKKFTFKDDEVILVDNSTVGHLGIEYVVLKDTSLNFKIEKLKISILWMFLLSCIFVSFIGFYLSKLFLKPLKEEREKLNNFIKDTTHELNTPISAIMMSSENEELNSKQIQRIRLSAKRISEIYKDLTYIFLEEKEKTKELKEIDISKIIKEQIDGFEPLYSKKRIEVEIKVENMKYMILEDDFIRLFNNLFSNAIKYNKLNGKIEIILKDKTLIIKDWGIGIKEEKIKDIYNRYYRATSLNGGFGLGLNIVNMICKKYNIKIEVSSQENIGTTFKLLLN; encoded by the coding sequence TTGGATATAGACTTAACAGTTAGTGAAAAAAGTACTTTCTTTAGATTCTTAGTACTTTATTTAGGCTCTTCTTTTATTTTAATGCTAATTGTAGCAATATTATATTTTCAAAATGAAAAAACTTTATATACTGATTTAATAAAATCAGAAATGCAAAACATAACATCTAAAGTATCAAATGAGATTATTTATTCACATATGATGGGAAGTAAGTTTGAAAAAGAGAAATATCTAGAATCAAAGCAGTATCAAATATCTTTCTATGATTTTACTAAAAGAAAATTGTATGGAACATTAGATGAAAAAATTGATTTTACTAAAAAGTTTACTTTTAAAGATGATGAAGTAATTTTAGTAGATAATTCAACGGTAGGTCATTTAGGTATAGAGTATGTTGTTTTAAAAGATACAAGTCTTAACTTTAAAATAGAAAAGTTAAAAATATCAATACTATGGATGTTTTTATTATCTTGCATTTTTGTTTCATTTATAGGTTTCTATTTATCAAAACTGTTTTTAAAACCATTAAAAGAAGAGAGAGAAAAGTTAAATAATTTTATAAAAGATACTACCCATGAATTAAATACTCCAATAAGTGCTATTATGATGTCTAGTGAAAATGAAGAACTAAATTCAAAACAAATTCAACGTATCAGATTAAGTGCAAAAAGAATATCTGAAATATATAAAGACTTAACATATATTTTTTTAGAAGAGAAAGAAAAGACTAAAGAGCTAAAAGAGATAGATATTTCTAAGATTATAAAAGAGCAAATTGATGGCTTTGAACCTTTATATTCTAAAAAGAGAATAGAAGTGGAAATTAAAGTTGAAAATATGAAATATATGATATTAGAAGATGATTTTATTAGATTATTTAACAATCTTTTTTCAAATGCAATTAAGTATAATAAACTAAATGGAAAAATAGAAATAATCTTAAAAGATAAAACTTTAATTATCAAAGATTGGGGAATAGGAATAAAAGAAGAAAAAATTAAAGATATTTATAATAGATATTATAGAGCTACTTCACTAAATGGTGGTTTTGGATTAGGCTTAAATATTGTAAATATGATTTGTAAAAAATATAACATAAAAATAGAAGTTAGCTCACAAGAGAATATAGGAACAACTTTTAAATTACTACTTAACTAA
- a CDS encoding MFS transporter — protein sequence MKKYDLFIIVYCIIIVLSVMYATQPLQPLLAKEFDVSITKASQFTAVIMLFLAISPIIYGYILEKVNAKKMLINSSIILFITNIFLGLASNYELFLLFRTIEALVIPAMLTSLMSILANIDKENIKFNMSIYVAATVFGGLLGRVFSGFIATNISYHWVFYSLSFAILISIYFVSKLSYEGEATIVKPKISDVTAILKDTRFSTVYLLMFCVFFVFAGVLNVLPFRLKEISTDISEFQISLLYLGYGMGILVSLNSKKIIKFFKSEVNTILAGLIFFSFITIFLTIPNVMTMFLLIFLFCLGMFTVHTVSTGLANSLKASQKSLTSGMYLTFYYLGGAIGSFVPSIIYEKFGWNSVIYMFCGILILIIILVLNKKRFYLH from the coding sequence ATGAAAAAATATGATTTGTTTATAATAGTGTACTGTATTATTATAGTTTTATCTGTAATGTATGCAACTCAACCACTTCAACCACTTTTGGCAAAAGAGTTTGATGTATCCATAACAAAAGCCTCACAGTTTACAGCGGTGATTATGCTGTTTTTAGCAATTTCTCCTATTATATATGGATATATTTTAGAAAAAGTAAATGCAAAAAAAATGCTTATTAACTCTTCCATAATACTATTTATTACAAATATTTTTTTAGGACTTGCAAGTAATTATGAATTATTCTTACTTTTTAGAACTATTGAAGCGCTAGTAATCCCAGCAATGCTTACATCACTTATGAGTATCTTAGCAAATATTGATAAAGAAAATATCAAGTTTAATATGTCAATTTATGTAGCTGCAACGGTATTTGGAGGATTGTTAGGAAGAGTTTTCTCTGGATTTATAGCAACCAATATCTCTTATCATTGGGTATTTTACTCTTTATCTTTTGCTATATTAATTTCTATATATTTTGTAAGTAAGTTAAGTTATGAAGGTGAAGCAACAATAGTTAAGCCTAAAATAAGTGATGTAACTGCTATTTTAAAAGATACAAGATTCTCTACAGTTTATTTACTTATGTTTTGTGTATTTTTTGTATTTGCTGGAGTTTTAAATGTATTACCTTTTAGATTAAAAGAGATTTCAACTGATATATCAGAATTTCAAATATCTTTACTTTATTTAGGTTATGGAATGGGAATTTTGGTATCTTTAAATTCAAAAAAGATTATAAAGTTTTTTAAAAGTGAAGTAAATACTATTTTAGCAGGATTGATTTTCTTCTCTTTTATTACAATCTTTTTAACAATACCAAATGTAATGACAATGTTCTTACTGATATTTCTTTTTTGTTTAGGAATGTTTACAGTTCATACTGTAAGTACGGGGCTTGCAAACTCTCTAAAAGCATCTCAAAAATCATTAACTTCTGGAATGTATTTAACCTTTTATTATTTAGGTGGAGCTATTGGCTCATTTGTTCCTTCAATTATATATGAAAAGTTTGGTTGGAATAGTGTTATTTATATGTTTTGTGGGATTTTAATTTTAATAATAATACTTGTATTAAATAAAAAGAGATTCTATTTACATTAA
- a CDS encoding IS110 family transposase — translation MYKQFIGIDISKDSFDLTLLENSGEIKLEVKLTMNRDGFDTLVEYLSTYPKEELLIAMEATGIYHLPLLSFLLENSFKCVVINPILIKSFIGSTTLRKTKNDKKDAASIALFSLKSYQSLHLASTNNIENIRPLIRERENLSKDVARLKTEIKANLVQLFPELLKNTNIFTKSILNLLLKAPSRKAIRNLREKTIQRILDDTSGNKVKITAKDILALAKTSIAVSDKYLEKVLTSKIRRLIAIQDELSILDSELENSLEDTDINNDIDIVQSIPGIGAVTSKNFMVEVSSVDKFNSVKQLCAFIGIDPSVRQSGTSINYRGKISKRGNANLRRTIWQMAIGTIRSCEKFKLYFSKKREEGKKFKQAVIAVANKLLKTIFVMLKNKTKFDENLALGVSK, via the coding sequence ATGTATAAACAATTCATAGGAATAGATATTTCTAAAGATAGCTTTGATTTAACACTACTTGAAAATAGTGGTGAAATTAAACTAGAAGTAAAGCTTACAATGAATAGAGATGGATTTGATACTTTAGTAGAGTATTTATCCACATATCCTAAAGAAGAGCTTTTAATAGCAATGGAAGCAACTGGTATTTATCATTTACCACTATTATCTTTTTTATTAGAAAATAGTTTTAAGTGTGTAGTGATTAATCCAATACTCATAAAGAGTTTTATTGGTTCAACTACCCTTAGAAAAACTAAGAATGATAAAAAAGATGCAGCTTCAATTGCTCTATTTAGTTTAAAATCATATCAATCTTTACATCTTGCTAGTACTAATAATATTGAAAATATTAGACCGCTTATCCGTGAAAGAGAAAACCTCTCGAAAGATGTAGCAAGATTAAAAACTGAAATAAAAGCTAATTTAGTGCAATTATTCCCTGAATTGTTAAAGAACACAAATATATTTACAAAGAGCATTTTAAATCTGCTCCTTAAAGCTCCTAGCCGTAAAGCAATTAGGAACTTAAGGGAAAAGACCATCCAACGAATCTTAGATGATACAAGTGGCAATAAAGTTAAAATTACTGCAAAGGATATATTAGCCTTAGCAAAAACTTCTATCGCCGTATCCGATAAATATCTTGAAAAGGTTTTAACTTCTAAAATTAGAAGATTAATAGCTATTCAAGATGAATTATCTATTCTAGATTCTGAGTTGGAAAACTCTTTAGAAGATACTGATATAAACAATGATATTGATATAGTACAATCAATACCAGGAATTGGAGCAGTAACTTCTAAAAACTTTATGGTTGAAGTATCCTCTGTTGATAAGTTTAATTCCGTAAAGCAACTATGTGCTTTTATAGGAATTGACCCATCAGTTAGACAAAGTGGTACTTCAATCAACTATAGGGGCAAAATCTCTAAAAGAGGTAATGCAAACCTTAGAAGAACTATTTGGCAAATGGCAATTGGTACTATTCGTTCTTGTGAAAAATTTAAACTCTATTTCTCTAAAAAACGAGAAGAAGGTAAAAAATTCAAACAAGCTGTTATTGCTGTTGCAAATAAACTTCTAAAAACAATATTTGTAATGTTAAAGAACAAAACCAAATTTGATGAAAATTTAGCTTTAGGTGTTTCCAAATGA
- a CDS encoding FixH family protein, producing the protein MKVLFKTFLALLITIGFLNAEIVEQVGEKNGYEVELTTTKSLVVGDNDFFVTLSKDGTKVTDAKVKAKFFMPEMPGMPYMEYEDKAKLVNGKYKMMINFSMGGTWQYQLKFKTSDDKVHTIRGSVNL; encoded by the coding sequence ATGAAGGTTTTATTTAAAACTTTTTTAGCACTATTAATAACTATTGGATTCTTAAATGCAGAAATTGTTGAGCAAGTTGGGGAGAAAAATGGTTATGAAGTAGAATTAACAACAACAAAATCTTTGGTTGTAGGTGATAATGACTTTTTTGTAACATTATCAAAAGATGGAACTAAAGTGACTGATGCAAAAGTAAAAGCAAAATTCTTTATGCCAGAAATGCCAGGTATGCCATATATGGAATATGAGGATAAAGCAAAACTAGTAAATGGCAAATACAAGATGATGATTAATTTCTCTATGGGTGGAACATGGCAGTATCAACTAAAATTTAAAACATCAGATGATAAAGTGCATACAATTAGAGGAAGTGTGAACTTATAA
- a CDS encoding TolC family protein — protein MKKLALTFIICSSLSFAASIDEIVSNSLQNSSDLRSLNHSIKVANENIKLASKWSDPVLSLGFNDIHFTKPFKRDKEAMQASFIGLSQVIPTNDKLEIKEKIALKDMQIKSLVLEDKKLKLKAKIYELAYSIVVLEKKLKLLNEYEKNIKTLESLSKSLYEFGKATQNEVLDTKVLFLNVQIQKQKLKNLIDNLYLKLEQISYMKIDEISQTKTQNLSKLTLNMNSDEHPIIKQEYVKSKRYMYLSKLEKANETPDIKLNVTYFNRDNKFEDYANISVNIPLAINNTQSVKSLKAKFESNRVSSKLDDTKRVLQTELKTYINNANSAYVNYELIKKQVLPLKNKIQKNLENYNSFSSVKPQDLIKNLNELISFEIKALDEKFEYFSNYSKTKYYTLED, from the coding sequence ATGAAAAAGCTAGCTTTGACTTTTATTATTTGCTCATCTTTAAGCTTTGCTGCATCAATAGATGAAATCGTTTCAAATAGTTTACAAAATAGTAGTGATTTAAGAAGTTTAAATCACTCTATTAAAGTAGCAAATGAGAATATAAAGCTAGCTTCAAAATGGAGTGATCCAGTTTTAAGTTTAGGGTTTAATGATATTCATTTTACTAAGCCTTTTAAAAGAGATAAAGAAGCAATGCAGGCTTCTTTTATCGGACTTTCTCAAGTAATACCTACAAATGATAAATTGGAGATAAAAGAGAAAATCGCTTTAAAAGATATGCAAATAAAGTCTTTAGTATTAGAAGATAAAAAGTTAAAGCTAAAAGCTAAGATTTATGAATTAGCATATTCAATAGTAGTTTTAGAAAAAAAGCTAAAACTACTAAATGAGTATGAAAAAAATATCAAAACATTAGAGTCTTTATCTAAATCTCTTTATGAATTTGGAAAAGCTACACAAAATGAAGTACTTGATACAAAAGTTTTATTTTTAAATGTGCAGATACAAAAACAAAAATTAAAAAATCTAATTGATAATTTATATTTAAAGTTAGAGCAAATATCTTATATGAAAATAGATGAGATTTCTCAAACAAAAACACAAAATCTTTCTAAACTAACTTTAAATATGAATAGTGATGAACATCCAATTATAAAGCAAGAGTATGTAAAATCAAAAAGGTATATGTACCTTTCAAAGCTTGAAAAAGCAAATGAAACCCCTGATATAAAGCTAAATGTGACTTATTTTAACAGAGACAATAAGTTTGAAGATTATGCAAATATTTCTGTAAATATTCCTTTAGCTATAAACAATACTCAAAGTGTGAAATCTTTAAAAGCAAAGTTTGAATCAAATAGAGTCTCTTCAAAACTTGATGATACAAAAAGAGTTTTACAAACAGAACTTAAAACTTATATAAACAATGCAAACAGTGCTTATGTAAACTATGAGCTTATTAAAAAACAGGTTTTACCACTTAAGAATAAAATCCAAAAAAACCTTGAAAACTACAATAGCTTTTCAAGTGTAAAACCACAAGATTTAATTAAAAATCTAAATGAGTTAATCTCATTTGAGATAAAAGCCTTAGATGAAAAGTTTGAGTACTTTTCAAACTATTCAAAAACAAAATATTATACTTTAGAGGACTAG
- a CDS encoding efflux RND transporter periplasmic adaptor subunit: MQKFYLKSAIFLSIFIFTNLNAKIIEAEQLFNKKVTKVKKESISINKSFYGKTVIDETSIKDIVTRFDGYITKLDANKTYMNIKKNQTLFSVYSDEIQSLQDELKIAKTFNKNIYKSTLVKLENLDISQSEINRIKKGTVSKNGINIKANSNSILLKKSINSGSAVKKGQLLLQLASLDKIWVIASIYQSDLSFVKKDMPAKIKIDGVSKEIESKVDFIYPIFDESSKTVDVRFIVDNKDNTLYPSMFAKVNISKEKKSMLTLPKSAVLKKANDYYVFKPVSKTEFEPVKISATRISSNRYKITSGLSEGDEVINNALFLLDSDAITNALYTSDDEDW; this comes from the coding sequence ATGCAGAAGTTTTATTTAAAAAGTGCAATTTTTCTATCAATATTTATTTTTACAAATTTAAATGCAAAAATTATAGAAGCTGAGCAGTTATTTAATAAAAAAGTAACGAAAGTAAAAAAAGAGTCAATTTCTATTAATAAAAGTTTTTATGGAAAAACAGTTATTGATGAAACATCAATAAAAGATATAGTAACAAGATTTGATGGCTATATTACTAAATTAGATGCAAATAAGACATATATGAATATAAAGAAAAACCAAACACTTTTCTCTGTATATTCTGATGAAATTCAAAGTTTACAAGATGAATTAAAAATAGCAAAAACATTTAATAAAAATATTTATAAAAGTACTCTAGTAAAATTAGAAAATTTAGATATATCTCAAAGTGAGATAAATAGAATAAAAAAAGGAACGGTTTCTAAAAATGGTATTAATATCAAAGCTAATAGCAATTCGATTTTATTAAAAAAGAGTATAAATAGTGGTAGTGCAGTTAAAAAGGGTCAATTACTTTTACAGTTAGCTTCACTAGATAAAATTTGGGTAATAGCTTCAATATATCAAAGTGATTTATCTTTTGTAAAAAAAGACATGCCTGCAAAAATAAAAATTGATGGGGTATCAAAGGAAATTGAATCAAAAGTTGATTTTATCTATCCTATTTTTGATGAAAGTAGTAAAACAGTTGATGTTAGATTTATAGTAGATAATAAAGATAATACTCTTTATCCAAGTATGTTTGCAAAAGTTAATATAAGTAAAGAGAAAAAATCTATGCTAACTCTGCCTAAAAGTGCAGTTTTAAAAAAAGCAAATGATTATTATGTATTTAAACCAGTTTCAAAAACTGAGTTTGAACCAGTAAAAATAAGTGCCACAAGAATCTCATCTAATAGATATAAAATTACAAGTGGTCTAAGTGAGGGTGATGAGGTTATAAATAATGCCTTATTTTTATTAGATTCAGATGCTATTACAAATGCTTTATATACATCTGATGATGAAGATTGGTAA
- a CDS encoding efflux RND transporter permease subunit translates to MVENLISYSIKNKFLVLILTLVLTVGSFWAVKNTSLDALPDLSPPQVIVQVKWAGQSPKTIEEQVSYPLISNLMSLPNIETVRAMSSFQNALIYIIFKDGTDLYDSRNRILEQLSQLQGTFPEGATVAIGPDATGVGWAYEYALKSDTKSLDELRTLQDYYYKYALLGVDGVSEIASIGGFIRNYEITLDQDKMVQYNLGINEIKNAITSNNDDKGGRIILENGFEHMIQAKAYLKSLKDIEDITIKTVNSIPLKISDIAQVNITSANRRGMADLNGQGETVGGIVVVRYGENPYKVIKSVKAKLETLKIDGVEVVETYDRTSLIDKAIDTLKNTLIEESIIVMVITALFLFHFRSALIIIITLPITVLLTFFLMKLFGIGSNIMSLGGIAIAIGAMVDATIVMVENAHKYLQGKENISNNERIEIIIKSAKQVGRPIFFALVLVVVSFLPIFALTGQEGRLFTPLAFTKSFAMSVGAILSITLVPILMIFFIKGKIVSEDKNLLNKFFVKLYSPFLKLALKLRYLVVLVFLGTLVLGVMTYKKQNWEFMPMMNEQTFMYMPVTPYGIGVDLAKELTQKTDKILKSFPEVETVFGKAGRADTATDPAPLAMIETIVTFKPESQWREGMTYKKLMSEMDNALRVNGLINSWTYPIRGRIDMLLTGIRTPLGIKLYGNDHEKLEQTAGLIEQKLKKFDKTLSVSTDKINSGYYLNVDVKEEMIARYGISKADVLSAISLGVGGAKISTFLDKLERYPISLRYDSSYREDITKLNNIQIKTKLGMQPLSEFANLYYEEGPSVIKSEKALNVNFIYITPKNEVSAKEYKDKAVELLKDIKLPSGYYMEWAGQSQYLESAMERLIFIIPLTFMLIFMLIYFALKNINYTLIIFFTLPFSLCGGIFYIEYLNFNISIAVIVGFLALLGVAAETSIVMLVYLHESMKKLEKTSTNFSKIEISKAIYEGAVLRLRPKLMTLFAILGGLIPIMYINGVGSEVMQRIAAPMIGGMVTSAILTLVIIPSIFYIFELKKYNTQ, encoded by the coding sequence ATGGTTGAAAATCTAATATCATATAGTATTAAAAACAAATTTTTAGTATTGATCTTAACTTTAGTTTTAACTGTTGGTTCATTTTGGGCAGTTAAAAACACAAGTTTAGATGCCTTACCTGATTTATCACCTCCTCAAGTAATTGTGCAAGTTAAGTGGGCAGGGCAGAGTCCAAAGACTATTGAAGAACAAGTTTCATATCCTCTTATTTCCAATCTAATGAGCTTACCAAATATTGAGACAGTTAGAGCTATGAGTTCATTTCAAAATGCGCTTATATATATCATCTTTAAAGATGGGACTGATTTATATGATTCAAGAAATAGAATACTAGAGCAATTATCACAACTACAAGGGACTTTTCCAGAAGGTGCAACTGTAGCAATTGGTCCAGATGCAACAGGTGTTGGATGGGCTTATGAATACGCTTTAAAATCTGATACAAAAAGTTTAGATGAGTTAAGAACTTTACAAGACTATTACTATAAATATGCACTTTTAGGTGTTGATGGCGTTAGTGAGATAGCATCAATTGGTGGGTTTATTAGAAACTATGAAATCACACTTGATCAAGATAAAATGGTTCAATATAATCTTGGAATTAATGAAATAAAAAATGCAATAACTTCAAATAATGATGATAAAGGTGGAAGAATCATTTTAGAAAATGGTTTTGAGCACATGATTCAAGCAAAGGCTTATCTAAAATCATTAAAAGATATTGAAGATATAACTATTAAAACAGTGAATTCAATTCCATTGAAAATTTCAGATATTGCCCAGGTTAATATTACTTCAGCAAATAGAAGAGGAATGGCTGATTTAAACGGGCAGGGTGAAACTGTTGGTGGAATTGTAGTTGTTAGATATGGTGAAAATCCATATAAAGTAATTAAATCAGTTAAAGCAAAACTTGAAACTCTAAAAATTGATGGAGTTGAAGTTGTTGAGACTTATGATAGAACATCATTGATTGATAAAGCAATTGATACACTCAAAAATACACTTATTGAAGAATCTATTATTGTTATGGTGATTACAGCACTATTTTTATTCCACTTTAGAAGTGCACTTATTATTATAATTACTTTACCTATTACTGTATTGCTTACATTTTTTCTTATGAAACTATTTGGAATAGGTTCAAATATAATGAGTTTAGGTGGTATTGCTATTGCAATTGGAGCGATGGTTGATGCAACTATTGTAATGGTTGAAAATGCTCACAAATATCTTCAAGGTAAAGAGAATATCTCAAATAATGAAAGAATAGAAATTATTATAAAATCAGCTAAGCAAGTAGGGCGACCAATATTCTTTGCACTAGTTCTTGTTGTAGTTTCATTTTTACCAATATTTGCTCTAACTGGACAAGAAGGTAGATTATTTACTCCACTTGCTTTTACAAAATCATTTGCTATGAGTGTGGGTGCGATACTTTCAATCACATTAGTTCCAATATTGATGATATTTTTTATCAAAGGTAAGATTGTAAGTGAAGATAAAAACCTATTGAATAAATTTTTTGTGAAACTTTATTCTCCATTTTTAAAGCTTGCTTTGAAACTGCGATATCTAGTTGTTTTAGTTTTTTTAGGGACATTAGTTTTAGGTGTAATGACATACAAAAAACAAAACTGGGAATTCATGCCTATGATGAATGAGCAAACTTTTATGTATATGCCTGTAACTCCTTATGGAATAGGAGTTGATTTAGCAAAAGAGTTAACTCAAAAGACTGATAAGATTTTAAAATCATTCCCTGAAGTTGAGACTGTATTTGGAAAAGCTGGGCGAGCAGATACTGCAACGGACCCTGCACCACTTGCTATGATTGAAACAATAGTTACATTTAAGCCAGAATCGCAATGGCGAGAGGGTATGACATATAAAAAACTAATGAGTGAAATGGATAATGCACTAAGAGTAAATGGACTTATTAACTCTTGGACATATCCAATTAGAGGTAGAATTGATATGCTTCTAACAGGTATTAGAACACCTCTTGGAATTAAATTATATGGAAATGACCATGAAAAATTAGAGCAGACAGCTGGATTAATTGAACAAAAATTAAAAAAATTTGATAAGACACTTTCTGTTTCAACTGATAAAATAAATTCAGGGTATTACTTAAATGTTGATGTAAAAGAAGAGATGATAGCTAGATATGGTATTTCTAAAGCTGATGTTTTAAGTGCTATTAGTCTTGGAGTAGGGGGTGCTAAAATCTCAACATTTTTAGATAAATTAGAAAGATACCCTATAAGTTTAAGATATGATAGCTCATATAGAGAAGATATTACAAAATTAAACAATATTCAAATAAAAACAAAACTAGGTATGCAACCCCTTAGTGAGTTTGCAAATCTTTATTATGAAGAAGGTCCAAGTGTAATTAAATCTGAAAAAGCATTAAATGTAAATTTTATATATATAACACCTAAAAATGAGGTTTCAGCAAAAGAGTATAAAGATAAAGCTGTTGAACTTTTAAAGGATATAAAGTTACCAAGTGGTTACTATATGGAATGGGCAGGTCAGAGCCAATATTTAGAATCAGCGATGGAAAGATTAATTTTTATTATTCCATTAACGTTTATGTTAATATTTATGTTGATTTATTTTGCATTGAAAAATATTAATTATACTTTGATAATATTTTTTACTTTACCATTTTCTCTTTGTGGGGGAATTTTTTATATAGAGTATTTAAATTTTAATATATCAATTGCCGTAATAGTGGGTTTCTTAGCCCTATTAGGAGTTGCTGCTGAAACTTCAATTGTAATGTTAGTTTATTTACATGAATCAATGAAGAAGTTAGAAAAAACTTCTACAAATTTTTCTAAAATAGAAATAAGTAAAGCTATTTATGAGGGAGCAGTTTTAAGGCTAAGACCAAAACTTATGACTTTATTTGCTATTTTAGGCGGATTAATTCCTATTATGTATATTAATGGAGTAGGGAGTGAAGTTATGCAAAGAATAGCAGCTCCTATGATAGGTGGAATGGTTACATCAGCTATTTTAACTTTAGTTATAATACCAAGTATTTTTTATATTTTTGAACTTAAAAAATATAATACACAATAA
- a CDS encoding YceI family protein → MKLISKSVLALAMSLSLVNASEYLLDNSHTEVGFSVKHLMITNVKGEFKSYDAEIDFDAKNMIFNKFNATVDTESIDTGIEKRDNHLRSDDFFLSEKYPKMTFEMTSYKANGDEGEMKGNLTIRGITKAVTLEVEDLSTIKDFQGNTRVGFTLNGKINRMDYGLKWNKALELGGVAVSETVKIIIDVQAKEKQK, encoded by the coding sequence ATGAAACTAATTAGTAAATCAGTTTTAGCATTGGCAATGTCATTAAGTCTTGTAAATGCTAGTGAATATCTACTTGATAATTCACATACAGAAGTTGGATTCTCAGTAAAGCATTTGATGATTACTAATGTTAAAGGTGAATTTAAATCTTATGATGCTGAAATTGACTTTGATGCAAAAAATATGATTTTTAACAAATTTAATGCAACTGTTGATACAGAATCAATTGATACAGGTATTGAAAAAAGAGATAACCACTTAAGAAGTGATGATTTCTTTTTATCTGAAAAATACCCAAAGATGACTTTTGAAATGACTTCATATAAAGCTAATGGTGATGAAGGTGAAATGAAAGGTAATCTTACTATTAGAGGTATTACAAAAGCTGTAACTTTAGAGGTTGAAGATTTATCTACAATTAAAGATTTCCAAGGAAATACAAGAGTTGGTTTTACACTTAATGGTAAAATCAATAGAATGGACTATGGATTAAAATGGAACAAAGCTTTAGAATTAGGTGGTGTAGCAGTTAGTGAAACTGTAAAAATTATTATTGATGTTCAAGCAAAAGAAAAACAAAAATAG